One segment of Ureibacillus thermophilus DNA contains the following:
- a CDS encoding chemotaxis protein CheC has protein sequence MRHPDINSLHLDILKEIGNIGAAHAATALSNLLNKKIEMRVPKAEMITFNEMVEMMGGAERVVVGIYLRIEGDLEGSMFFILPIEQANRFIQHLIHEEHFDFRTNASDLGMSAMQEMGNILSGSYLSAMSDFLNLNIYPTVPGLSIDMFGAIISIGLIEISQVSDYVIMIDTSILEEGLENTEMKGHFLLLPSPESFDVIFKALGVV, from the coding sequence ATGAGGCATCCTGACATTAACTCATTGCACTTAGACATTTTGAAGGAAATCGGAAATATCGGCGCCGCTCATGCAGCTACAGCTCTTTCCAATTTGTTAAATAAAAAAATTGAAATGCGTGTTCCAAAAGCAGAAATGATTACATTTAATGAAATGGTAGAAATGATGGGCGGAGCCGAGCGAGTTGTCGTTGGCATTTACTTGCGGATCGAAGGTGATTTAGAGGGCAGCATGTTCTTTATACTGCCTATTGAACAGGCAAACCGTTTTATTCAGCATCTTATTCACGAAGAACATTTTGATTTTCGCACCAATGCTTCCGATTTAGGAATGTCTGCTATGCAAGAGATGGGGAATATTTTATCTGGTTCTTATTTATCAGCTATGTCTGACTTTTTGAATTTAAATATATATCCTACAGTGCCTGGTTTAAGCATCGATATGTTCGGGGCGATTATTAGTATTGGTCTTATTGAGATTTCTCAAGTAAGCGATTATGTAATTATGATTGACACATCCATTTTAGAAGAGGGGCTAGAAAATACGGAAATGAAAGGACATTTTCTGCTATTACCTTCTCCCGAGTCTTTTGATGTAATTTTTAAGGCGTTAGGGGTTGTATAA
- a CDS encoding chemotaxis protein CheD, with the protein MFTPKSGKIVKVGIAQMDVAKSPDTIRTSGLGSCVGVVLYDETKKIAGLVHVMLPDSSLSRTETINTAKFADTGVKALLDKLLIEGAQKYRLKAKIAGGAQMFQFSSAKEMMRIGPRNVEAVKKVLNELGIPLIAEDTGGNSGRTIEFDPATSKLMIRTVNQGVSEI; encoded by the coding sequence ATGTTTACTCCAAAGTCAGGGAAGATTGTTAAAGTGGGTATTGCCCAAATGGATGTGGCCAAATCTCCCGATACAATACGGACATCAGGTTTAGGTTCATGTGTAGGAGTCGTTTTATATGACGAGACAAAAAAAATTGCAGGACTTGTTCATGTTATGTTGCCGGATTCTTCCTTGAGCCGAACCGAGACAATCAATACCGCAAAATTTGCTGATACTGGCGTCAAGGCGCTTTTGGATAAATTGTTGATAGAAGGTGCCCAAAAATATCGCCTGAAAGCGAAAATTGCGGGTGGGGCGCAGATGTTCCAATTTTCTTCTGCGAAAGAAATGATGAGAATAGGTCCTCGTAATGTTGAGGCTGTGAAAAAAGTATTAAATGAATTAGGGATTCCTCTTATTGCAGAAGATACGGGAGGAAATTCCGGAAGAACCATTGAATTTGATCCGGCAACGAGTAAATTAATGATTCGTACAGTGAATCAAGGGGTGAGCGAAATTTAA
- a CDS encoding isoprenyl transferase, translating into MVFYNFFKKTKNDKKTSDLDGKIEVIPSHIAIIMDGNGRWAKKRAMPRIAGHQEGMKTVRKIARVADELGVKVLTLYAFSTENWKRPKTEVDYLMSLPEKFLNDFLPEMMERNICVQMIGEKDGLPEHTKRAINNAMEKTKNNTGLILNFALNYGSRAEIVKAMKNIMADVQEGKLSIEAITEETVNQYLMTSHLPEPDLLIRTSGEVRLSNFMLWQLAYTEFWFTDTLWPDFDEEKFLEAIYAYQRRNRRYGGLKGEELY; encoded by the coding sequence ATGGTATTTTATAATTTTTTTAAGAAAACAAAAAATGATAAAAAAACATCCGATTTGGATGGAAAAATTGAAGTGATCCCTTCCCATATTGCAATCATAATGGACGGCAATGGACGTTGGGCCAAAAAGCGGGCGATGCCACGAATCGCTGGTCATCAAGAAGGGATGAAAACCGTCAGAAAAATTGCTCGCGTGGCAGATGAACTAGGTGTGAAAGTATTGACGCTTTATGCTTTCTCCACAGAAAACTGGAAGCGTCCCAAAACAGAAGTGGATTATTTAATGAGCTTACCTGAAAAATTTCTCAATGATTTTTTACCGGAAATGATGGAACGAAATATTTGTGTTCAAATGATTGGCGAAAAGGATGGTTTGCCGGAGCATACAAAGAGAGCCATAAATAATGCAATGGAAAAAACAAAAAATAATACAGGGCTTATTTTAAATTTTGCGTTAAATTATGGTAGCCGTGCTGAGATTGTCAAAGCGATGAAAAATATAATGGCCGATGTTCAAGAAGGAAAATTGTCCATTGAAGCAATTACGGAAGAAACAGTGAACCAATATTTAATGACGTCTCATTTGCCTGAGCCGGATTTATTGATCCGTACGAGCGGAGAAGTACGTTTGAGCAACTTTATGCTATGGCAATTAGCTTATACTGAATTTTGGTTCACTGATACTCTCTGGCCAGACTTTGATGAAGAAAAATTTCTAGAAGCAATTTACGCTTATCAAAGAAGAAATCGTCGGTATGGTGGATTGAAAGGAGAAGAATTGTATTGA
- a CDS encoding phosphatidate cytidylyltransferase, which yields MKQRIITGVVAAAFFIPFVVYGQLPFTLLVYAMATVAMFELLRMKKMSIFSVPGFIGFLTVYVLLMPDDWANKVHEVTSYSKLEFLVIAALLLLIHSVIVKNHFTFDEIGFVLLSALYVGIGFYYLIETRYAGLQFIIFALLIVWCTDSGAYFTGRKFGKNKLWPEISPNKTIEGFFGGILTAVVFACIMQIIYPFEKPWFILVLVTIISSIFGQMGDLVESAIKRHYDVKDSGKILPGHGGILDRFDSLLFVLPLLNLLHFVN from the coding sequence TTGAAGCAACGGATTATCACGGGAGTGGTCGCAGCAGCATTTTTTATTCCGTTTGTCGTTTATGGTCAGCTACCATTTACTCTATTAGTTTATGCAATGGCAACAGTCGCAATGTTTGAACTGCTTCGAATGAAGAAAATGTCCATCTTTTCAGTTCCAGGATTCATCGGATTTTTAACTGTATATGTTTTATTAATGCCTGATGATTGGGCAAATAAAGTACACGAAGTCACGTCTTATTCGAAATTGGAATTTCTTGTCATTGCAGCTCTTTTATTATTAATTCATTCGGTGATTGTAAAAAATCATTTTACTTTTGATGAAATTGGATTTGTTCTTCTGTCCGCATTATATGTTGGAATCGGTTTTTATTATTTGATTGAAACAAGATATGCTGGACTCCAGTTTATTATTTTTGCTTTGCTCATTGTTTGGTGCACCGATTCAGGGGCGTATTTCACAGGAAGAAAATTTGGGAAAAACAAATTATGGCCGGAAATTTCCCCTAATAAGACTATTGAAGGTTTCTTTGGAGGGATTTTGACGGCTGTTGTATTTGCTTGCATTATGCAAATAATTTACCCCTTTGAAAAGCCTTGGTTTATACTAGTTCTTGTAACGATTATTAGCTCTATCTTTGGCCAAATGGGCGATTTAGTTGAATCGGCAATCAAAAGACATTATGATGTAAAAGATTCAGGAAAGATCTTACCAGGACATGGAGGAATACTGGATCGATTTGATAGTTTATTATTTGTATTACCATTGCTCAACTTGTTGCATTTTGTCAATTAA
- the rpsB gene encoding 30S ribosomal protein S2 → MSVISMKQLLEAGVHFGHQTRRWNPKMKKYIFVERNGIYIIDLQKTVKKLEEAYEFMRQVGANGGKVLFVGTKKQAQDAIKEEAERSGNFYINQRWLGGTLTNFDTIKKRVARMKEIEKMEEEGIFDVLPKKEVMKLKKEHERLVKFLGGIRDMNELPDVLFVVDPRKERIAVAEARKLNIPIVGIVDTNCDPDEIDYVIPANDDAIRAVKLLTAKIADALIESKQGESEAPAEEVVAE, encoded by the coding sequence ATGTCAGTAATTTCAATGAAACAATTATTAGAAGCAGGTGTACATTTCGGTCACCAAACTCGCCGTTGGAATCCAAAAATGAAAAAATACATTTTTGTTGAACGTAACGGCATTTACATTATCGACTTGCAAAAAACTGTAAAAAAATTAGAAGAAGCTTACGAGTTCATGCGTCAAGTTGGTGCAAACGGCGGTAAAGTTCTTTTTGTTGGTACGAAAAAACAAGCACAAGACGCTATTAAAGAAGAAGCTGAACGTTCTGGCAACTTCTACATTAACCAACGCTGGTTAGGTGGAACATTAACAAACTTCGACACAATTAAAAAACGTGTTGCACGTATGAAAGAAATCGAAAAAATGGAAGAAGAAGGAATTTTTGATGTTCTTCCTAAAAAAGAAGTTATGAAATTGAAAAAAGAACATGAACGTTTAGTGAAATTCCTTGGCGGTATCCGCGACATGAACGAATTACCTGATGTACTATTCGTAGTTGACCCACGCAAAGAACGCATCGCTGTAGCTGAAGCTCGTAAATTAAATATTCCGATTGTAGGAATTGTTGATACAAACTGCGATCCAGATGAAATCGACTACGTAATTCCTGCAAACGATGATGCGATTCGTGCTGTGAAATTATTAACAGCTAAAATTGCAGATGCTCTTATCGAGTCTAAACAAGGTGAATCAGAAGCTCCAGCTGAAGAAGTAGTTGCTGAGTAA
- the frr gene encoding ribosome recycling factor gives MNSVYEQAKEKMNKSITAFTRELSSIRAGRANAKLLDRITVEYYGVPTPVNQLAGITTPEARLLVITPYDKSILGEIEKAILKSDIGITPTNDGNVIRLTIPPLTEERRKELVKIVKKEAEEARVAIRNVRRDANDELKKMEKNGEITEDELRGHVNDIQKLTDEYIAKVDSLAKEKEDEILSI, from the coding sequence ATGAATAGTGTGTATGAACAAGCGAAGGAAAAAATGAACAAATCCATCACTGCTTTTACGCGGGAACTTTCATCAATCCGTGCGGGCCGTGCGAACGCAAAGTTGCTTGATCGGATTACTGTAGAATATTATGGAGTGCCAACACCAGTGAATCAACTTGCGGGTATCACAACCCCAGAAGCACGTCTTCTTGTCATTACACCTTATGATAAATCCATTTTAGGCGAAATTGAAAAGGCGATTTTAAAATCTGACATCGGTATTACACCAACAAACGATGGAAATGTGATTCGTTTGACAATCCCTCCTTTAACGGAAGAACGCCGTAAAGAATTGGTGAAAATCGTAAAAAAAGAGGCGGAAGAAGCTCGGGTTGCAATCCGCAATGTGCGCCGTGACGCTAATGATGAATTGAAAAAAATGGAGAAAAATGGTGAAATTACTGAAGATGAATTGCGCGGTCATGTCAATGATATTCAAAAATTAACGGATGAATACATCGCAAAAGTTGACAGCTTAGCAAAAGAAAAAGAAGATGAAATCCTTTCAATATAA
- a CDS encoding FliA/WhiG family RNA polymerase sigma factor, translated as MVSKLDEQELWNSWINDRDPHAGNLLIKKYQPLVSYHVQRIGSGLPKNVSRDDLTSLGMMGLFDALNKFDINRDLKFDTYASFRVRGAIIDGLRKEDWLPRSAREKAKKMEAMIEQLEQKLMRHATPEELAEHMNMPVEEVYQTVQEHFFSNVLSLNETQPDQDDADGKTFVIRDENIRTPEQETIHKELVEELAENIKKLSEKEQLVLSLFYSEEMTLTEIGEVLNLSTSRISQIHSKALLKLRKLLSNEVNS; from the coding sequence ATGGTAAGTAAGCTGGATGAGCAAGAATTATGGAATAGCTGGATAAATGATCGAGATCCGCATGCTGGAAATTTATTAATTAAAAAATATCAACCCCTTGTTTCTTATCATGTGCAAAGAATTGGATCTGGACTTCCTAAAAATGTCTCTCGAGATGACTTGACTAGTTTGGGAATGATGGGACTTTTTGACGCCTTAAATAAATTTGATATTAATCGAGACTTAAAGTTTGATACATATGCATCGTTTCGAGTCCGAGGAGCTATTATTGACGGGCTTCGGAAGGAGGATTGGCTGCCGCGTTCTGCTCGGGAAAAAGCAAAAAAAATGGAAGCTATGATTGAACAATTAGAGCAGAAATTGATGCGCCACGCTACCCCTGAAGAATTGGCTGAACATATGAATATGCCAGTTGAAGAAGTTTACCAGACGGTGCAAGAACATTTCTTTTCAAATGTTTTATCTCTCAATGAAACGCAGCCGGATCAAGACGATGCTGATGGAAAGACATTTGTGATTCGAGACGAAAATATTCGAACACCTGAACAAGAAACGATACATAAAGAACTTGTAGAAGAACTTGCAGAAAACATAAAAAAATTAAGTGAAAAAGAACAACTTGTATTAAGTCTTTTTTATTCTGAAGAAATGACTTTAACAGAAATAGGAGAAGTATTGAATCTATCAACTTCGCGAATTTCACAAATTCATTCAAAAGCGTTGTTGAAATTGAGAAAGCTGCTCTCAAACGAGGTGAACTCTTAA
- the rseP gene encoding RIP metalloprotease RseP codes for MQTILAFILVFGLIVFFHEFGHFIFAKRAGILVREFAIGMGPKIFGMKKGETLYTIRLLPLGGYVRMAGEDFDQIELQPGYRVGLILNEDEKVEKIYLNQNVQHPNVLFMEVERADLNKKMWIEGYDEEERLVRFDVARNAIIVENGEETLIAPYERTFEAKSLWHRTLTIFAGPLFNFVLAFILFLLLGILQGVPTNEPIVTEVVDDSPASEAGMKAGDYVKSVNGHSIDKWDDLSEFVKENPGKELSFIVDRDGQQVELSIVPDSVELKNGDKVGQIGVMYQSPMEKNPLKAVVYGVQQTWESTVLILQALVYLIAGNFTLDDLAGPVGIYQYTGEVAKHGFFTLMYWTAALSINLGIMNLLPLPALDGGRLMFFGIEALRGKPVDRKKEGMVHLVGIVLLMILMIAVTWNDIQRLFFQ; via the coding sequence ATGCAAACAATATTAGCATTTATCCTCGTATTCGGATTAATCGTTTTCTTTCATGAATTCGGGCACTTTATTTTTGCAAAAAGAGCAGGTATTTTAGTGCGGGAATTTGCCATTGGTATGGGGCCTAAAATTTTTGGAATGAAAAAAGGGGAAACCTTATATACCATCCGATTATTGCCATTAGGCGGTTATGTGCGTATGGCTGGCGAAGATTTCGACCAAATCGAGCTTCAGCCAGGGTATCGGGTAGGGCTTATATTAAATGAAGATGAAAAAGTCGAGAAAATTTATTTAAATCAAAATGTTCAACATCCGAACGTATTATTTATGGAAGTTGAACGGGCGGATTTAAATAAAAAAATGTGGATTGAAGGCTACGATGAAGAAGAGCGTTTAGTTCGTTTTGACGTTGCTCGAAATGCCATCATTGTTGAAAACGGAGAAGAAACGTTAATTGCACCATATGAACGGACCTTTGAAGCGAAATCGTTATGGCACCGTACACTTACTATATTTGCAGGACCTTTATTTAATTTTGTTTTAGCCTTTATCCTTTTCCTTTTACTTGGCATCTTGCAAGGCGTACCAACCAATGAACCGATCGTTACGGAAGTTGTGGATGACAGCCCCGCTTCTGAAGCCGGAATGAAAGCAGGGGATTATGTCAAATCCGTCAATGGTCATTCGATTGATAAATGGGATGATTTATCGGAATTTGTAAAAGAAAATCCTGGAAAAGAACTTTCGTTTATTGTTGACCGAGACGGACAGCAAGTGGAGCTTTCCATTGTGCCGGATTCGGTGGAATTAAAAAACGGCGATAAAGTTGGACAAATTGGTGTTATGTATCAAAGCCCGATGGAAAAAAATCCATTGAAAGCAGTAGTTTATGGTGTCCAACAAACTTGGGAATCCACAGTTCTCATACTTCAAGCGCTTGTTTATTTAATTGCTGGTAATTTTACCCTTGATGATTTAGCCGGTCCTGTCGGCATTTATCAATATACTGGAGAAGTGGCAAAACACGGTTTCTTTACCCTCATGTATTGGACAGCAGCCTTGAGCATCAATTTAGGAATTATGAACTTACTTCCACTACCTGCTTTAGATGGCGGCCGATTAATGTTCTTTGGCATTGAAGCATTAAGAGGGAAACCAGTCGACCGCAAAAAAGAAGGCATGGTTCATTTAGTGGGCATTGTGTTATTAATGATTTTAATGATTGCTGTAACGTGGAACGATATTCAACGATTGTTCTTCCAATAA
- the tsf gene encoding translation elongation factor Ts codes for MAITAQLVKELREKTGAGMMDCKKALVETNGDIEAAIDYLREKGLASASKKADRIAAEGTTYILTEGNEAVILEVNAETDFVAKNNQFQELVKSLAAQLLKAKPESLEAALEVKNEEGATIAEQISSAVATIGEKITLRRFEIKTKTDADSFGSYLHMGGRIGVLVVLEGSTDADAAKDIAMHIAAINPKYISRDEVPAEEVERERKVLTEQALNEGKPENIVAKMVEGRLGKFFEQVCLLEQAFVKDSDQKVRDFVKSKGGNVTAFVRYEVGEGIEKREDNFAEEVMSQVKGNK; via the coding sequence ATGGCAATTACTGCACAATTAGTAAAAGAACTTCGTGAAAAAACGGGCGCAGGTATGATGGATTGTAAAAAAGCCCTTGTAGAAACAAACGGCGACATCGAAGCTGCCATCGATTACCTACGTGAAAAAGGTTTAGCTTCTGCAAGCAAAAAAGCTGACCGCATCGCAGCTGAAGGTACAACTTACATTTTAACAGAAGGAAACGAGGCAGTAATTTTAGAAGTAAACGCTGAAACAGACTTCGTTGCGAAAAACAACCAATTCCAAGAATTAGTAAAAAGCTTAGCGGCACAATTATTAAAAGCAAAACCTGAATCTTTAGAAGCAGCTTTAGAAGTGAAAAATGAAGAGGGAGCAACAATTGCAGAACAAATTTCATCTGCGGTTGCAACTATTGGTGAAAAAATCACTCTTCGTCGTTTCGAAATTAAAACGAAAACAGACGCTGATTCATTCGGTTCTTACCTACACATGGGAGGCCGCATCGGTGTATTAGTAGTTCTTGAAGGTTCAACAGATGCTGATGCAGCAAAAGATATCGCAATGCACATTGCAGCAATCAATCCAAAATACATCTCTCGTGATGAAGTACCTGCGGAAGAAGTTGAACGTGAACGCAAAGTATTAACAGAACAAGCATTAAACGAAGGTAAACCAGAAAACATTGTGGCAAAAATGGTTGAAGGACGTCTTGGAAAATTCTTCGAGCAAGTTTGCTTACTTGAACAAGCATTTGTTAAAGATTCTGATCAAAAAGTTCGCGATTTCGTGAAATCTAAAGGCGGTAACGTAACTGCATTCGTACGCTACGAAGTTGGAGAAGGCATTGAAAAACGCGAAGATAACTTTGCAGAAGAAGTAATGAGCCAAGTGAAAGGCAATAAATAA
- the dxr gene encoding 1-deoxy-D-xylulose-5-phosphate reductoisomerase: MKKISLLGATGSIGWQTCDILKNHPEEFQLVAFSAGKNIEKTQEIIRNLQPELVSVQEEKDALALKNEFPHIHFTYGQEGLIEVATHPETSIVVNAVLGSVGLPSTLAAIRMGKTIAIANKETLVTAGHLVMEEAKKHRVPILPVDSEHSAIFQSLNGENPKQIKRLILTASGGAFRDKTRDELKHVTVKEALNHPNWSMGAKITIDSATMMNKGLEVIEAHVLFDIPFDQIDVLLHKESIIHSMVEFHDTSVIAQLGTPDMRVPIQYALSYPDRLPLIGGKPLNLAEIGSLHFKEVDFERFKALKLAYEAGRTGGTILTAMNAANEAAVQLFLQEKIAFLEIEEIIERIMDSHNNVLQPDLETILHVDKETRKKVLQMVQ; the protein is encoded by the coding sequence TTGAAGAAAATTAGTTTGTTGGGAGCAACAGGTTCGATTGGATGGCAAACTTGCGATATATTAAAAAATCATCCAGAAGAGTTTCAACTTGTTGCTTTTTCTGCGGGAAAAAATATAGAAAAAACTCAAGAAATTATTAGAAACTTACAGCCGGAATTAGTGTCTGTGCAGGAAGAAAAAGATGCACTTGCATTAAAAAATGAGTTTCCTCATATACATTTTACATACGGACAAGAAGGGTTAATTGAAGTGGCTACCCATCCGGAAACAAGCATCGTAGTGAACGCGGTTTTAGGCAGTGTGGGGCTGCCTTCCACATTAGCGGCCATTCGGATGGGAAAAACGATTGCGATTGCAAATAAAGAAACCCTTGTGACGGCCGGACATCTTGTGATGGAAGAAGCGAAAAAACATCGTGTCCCGATTTTGCCGGTTGACAGTGAACATTCCGCCATTTTTCAGTCGCTGAATGGGGAAAATCCGAAACAAATTAAACGGCTCATTTTAACGGCTTCAGGGGGCGCTTTCCGAGATAAGACTCGGGATGAATTGAAACACGTGACGGTTAAAGAGGCGTTAAATCATCCAAATTGGTCAATGGGCGCAAAAATCACTATTGATTCGGCCACAATGATGAATAAAGGCTTGGAAGTCATTGAAGCCCATGTATTATTTGATATTCCTTTTGATCAAATCGATGTGCTTCTTCATAAAGAAAGTATTATTCATTCCATGGTAGAATTTCATGATACAAGCGTCATTGCCCAGTTAGGAACACCGGATATGCGGGTGCCAATTCAATACGCCTTAAGCTACCCGGATCGTTTGCCTTTGATTGGCGGAAAACCGTTAAATTTAGCCGAAATTGGCAGCCTGCATTTCAAAGAAGTAGATTTTGAGCGCTTTAAAGCATTGAAGCTGGCTTATGAAGCAGGAAGAACCGGCGGAACGATATTAACGGCCATGAATGCAGCCAACGAAGCAGCAGTGCAATTGTTTTTACAAGAAAAAATTGCATTTTTGGAAATTGAAGAGATTATCGAGCGGATTATGGACAGCCATAACAATGTATTGCAGCCTGATTTGGAAACTATTTTGCATGTGGACAAGGAAACAAGAAAAAAAGTGCTTCAAATGGTACAATAA
- the pyrH gene encoding UMP kinase, which yields MSGVPQYKRVVIKISGEALAGEAGFGISPKIIKSVAEDIKEVVDLGVEVAVVVGGGNIWRGKIGSEMGMDRASADYMGMLATVMNSLALQDALEKLEVETRVQSSIVMTQVAEPYIRRKAVRHLEKGRVVIFAAGTGNPFFSTDTTAALRAAEIDADAILMAKNNVDGVYSADPKIHRDAVKYDTLTYLDVIQQGLQVMDSTASTLCMDNDIPLIVFSIMEKGNIKRAVLGDKIGTVVRRNA from the coding sequence ATGAGTGGTGTGCCGCAATATAAACGAGTTGTAATCAAAATTAGTGGTGAAGCATTAGCAGGGGAAGCAGGATTTGGCATTTCGCCAAAAATTATCAAATCTGTTGCTGAAGATATTAAAGAAGTTGTCGATCTTGGTGTAGAAGTTGCAGTTGTAGTTGGCGGAGGAAACATTTGGCGTGGTAAAATAGGTAGTGAAATGGGAATGGATCGTGCTTCTGCCGATTATATGGGCATGCTTGCAACTGTCATGAACTCTCTTGCATTGCAAGATGCATTAGAAAAGTTAGAAGTGGAAACTCGTGTACAATCTTCTATTGTAATGACCCAAGTGGCGGAGCCTTACATACGTCGAAAAGCTGTGCGTCATCTTGAAAAAGGACGTGTCGTGATTTTCGCTGCTGGAACTGGAAATCCATTTTTCTCCACTGATACAACGGCTGCTTTAAGAGCTGCTGAAATTGATGCAGATGCTATTTTAATGGCGAAAAACAATGTGGACGGCGTTTATTCAGCAGATCCGAAAATTCATCGTGATGCGGTTAAATACGATACACTCACTTATTTAGACGTCATTCAACAAGGTTTACAAGTAATGGATTCCACAGCTTCCACATTGTGTATGGACAACGACATCCCATTAATAGTATTCTCTATAATGGAAAAAGGTAACATTAAACGCGCTGTATTAGGCGACAAAATTGGGACAGTTGTTAGGAGGAATGCATAA
- a CDS encoding RNA polymerase subunit sigma, with protein MSLKGVELQIAIPKTVDAGKMAEQHQQNVVQQQFHANEALKRDIEKKQLTVNDTEKISGVSERDKEKEGSGKESNHNQKGRKKHQEQVEAKHPYKGNFIDFSG; from the coding sequence ATGAGTTTAAAAGGTGTTGAATTGCAAATCGCTATTCCGAAAACGGTAGATGCCGGAAAAATGGCTGAACAACATCAACAGAATGTTGTTCAGCAACAATTTCACGCAAACGAAGCATTAAAAAGAGATATTGAAAAAAAGCAACTTACCGTGAACGACACCGAAAAAATTTCTGGCGTATCCGAACGGGATAAGGAAAAAGAAGGCTCTGGAAAAGAATCAAACCACAACCAAAAAGGACGCAAAAAACATCAAGAACAAGTGGAAGCAAAACATCCATATAAAGGGAATTTCATTGATTTTAGCGGATAG
- a CDS encoding chemotaxis protein CheW has protein sequence MVTVAEQESIKVIVFKLMDKEYAIPVSHVQGIEKMMHITRVPRTEKFVKGVINLRGVVTPIINLRERFGLPPAENTESVRIIIVQLDDVEVGFVVDSANDVIDIPVKSIEPQPEVVGVKEEAFISGVSKIGNRLLILLHLDKVLNLSE, from the coding sequence ATGGTAACTGTAGCGGAGCAAGAAAGTATAAAAGTCATTGTTTTCAAATTAATGGATAAAGAATATGCAATACCTGTCAGCCATGTGCAAGGTATTGAAAAAATGATGCACATCACTCGTGTGCCAAGAACTGAGAAATTTGTAAAAGGTGTCATCAACTTGCGCGGAGTTGTAACGCCGATTATCAACTTAAGAGAACGTTTTGGACTTCCTCCTGCTGAAAATACAGAATCAGTACGTATTATTATTGTTCAATTGGATGATGTTGAAGTAGGATTTGTCGTGGATTCCGCGAATGATGTCATCGATATTCCAGTAAAATCCATCGAACCTCAACCGGAAGTAGTTGGAGTAAAAGAAGAAGCCTTTATTTCAGGAGTGTCAAAAATCGGAAATCGTTTGTTGATTTTGCTACATCTGGATAAAGTCTTGAATTTATCGGAATAG